A part of Primulina eburnea isolate SZY01 chromosome 10, ASM2296580v1, whole genome shotgun sequence genomic DNA contains:
- the LOC140803827 gene encoding uncharacterized protein, which yields MAISTLQKLASRITKAPSLYISSGSAITRFSSSAKVSDRIVKLSAIDPDGNKREVVGLSGQTLLKALANQGLIDPDSHRLEEIDACSAECEVHIAQEWLEKLPPPSYDEQYVLRRSSRNRVLNKHSRLGCQVVLSPELQGMVVAVPEPKPWDIP from the coding sequence ATGGCGATTTCCACACTCCAGAAACTCGCGTCCCGAATCACCAAAGCACCTTCTCTCTACATTTCCTCGGGCTCCGCCATCACTCGATTTTCCTCTTCCGCGAAAGTTTCCGATCGAATCGTTAAACTCTCAGCTATCGACCCCGACGGCAACAAGCGGGAAGTCGTGGGGCTTTCCGGTCAAACCCTGCTCAAGGCGTTGGCCAACCAAGGTTTGATCGACCCGGATTCCCACCGCCTCGAGGAGATCGACGCCTGTTCCGCCGAGTGCGAGGTCCACATCGCTCAGGAGTGGCTTGAGAAACTGCCACCTCCCTCGTACGATGAGCAGTACGTGTTGAGGAGAAGTTCTAGGAATCGAGTTTTGAACAAGCACTCGAGGCTCGGATGCCAGGTGGTTCTGTCGCCGGAGCTGCAGGGGATGGTTGTTGCTGTTCCTGAACCCAAGCCGTGGGACATTCCGTGA